The following are encoded together in the Triticum dicoccoides isolate Atlit2015 ecotype Zavitan chromosome 6B, WEW_v2.0, whole genome shotgun sequence genome:
- the LOC119321878 gene encoding uncharacterized protein LOC119321878: protein MEAADDTGSLQAAIGWLLHTILPSLSKLDGWIRQAGLGSEVEGLRDEIEQVDGVVSAVNARATRNRSVARSLAALKELLYAAGDVVDELHCYRLQQQLDGGK, encoded by the coding sequence ATGGAGGCGGCAGACGACACCGGTTCCCTTCAGGCGGCGATTGGATGGCTGCTGCACACCATCCTTCCGAGCCTCAGCAAGCTGGACGGGTGGATTCGCCAGGCAGGACTCGGCAGCGAGGTAGAGGGGCTGAGGGACGAGATCGAGCAAGTCGACGGGGTGGTCTCCGCCGTGAACGCCAGGGCGACCCGAAACAGGTCGGTGGCCAGATCCCTCGCAGCCCTCAAGGAGCTGCTCTACGCCGCCGGCGACGTGGTCGACGAGCTCCACTGCTACAGGCTCCAGCAACAGCTCGACGGAGGTAAATGA